The following are from one region of the Mixophyes fleayi isolate aMixFle1 chromosome 7, aMixFle1.hap1, whole genome shotgun sequence genome:
- the LOC142098007 gene encoding SRSF protein kinase 1-like, translated as MERKVLALQARKKRAKAKKGVKKPEPCQRRSAPEPQSDDPEEEEEEILGSDDEEQEDPNDYCKGGYHRVKIGDLFSNRYHVIRKLGWGHFSTVWLCWDIQAKLFVALKVVKSAEHYTETALDEIKLLRAVRDTDPIDPGHEVVVQLLDDFKISGVNGSHVCMVFEVLGHHLLKWIIKSNYQGLPLSCVKAIIRQVLQGLDYLHSKCKIIHTDLKPENILLCVNDTYVRRLASDATQWLRSGAPPPSGSAVSTAPQPKPSTKLTKNKKKKLKKKQKRQAELLEKRVQEIVGMEMEDVEGTPLQETEAQEEVSQILNEESDLNLNGLENETASDTQTNANTLSPSYTIPCKTETSHNPNFDEGMLCQQSVLPLEQGDGEEICQQQGGDVCEEQKGTTTTEENEERLIGDGKLRAADLLLNPLDPQNAENIKVKIADLGNACWVQKHFTEDIQTRQYRSLEVLIGSGYNTPADIWSTACMAFELATGDYLFEPHSGEDYARDEDHIALIIELLGQIPRKLIAAGKHSMDFFTKKGDLKHISKLKPWGLAEVLKEKYEWSEEDASGFADFLLPMLELVPEKRATAAQCLCHPWLQS; from the coding sequence ATGGAGAGGAAGGTGCTGGCGCTGCAGGCTCGCAAGAAGCGGGCAAAGGCAAAGAAAGGTGTAAAGAAGCCGGAGCCGTGTCAGCGCCGGTCTGCCCCGGAGCCTCAGTCCGACGATcccgaggaggaggaggaagagatcCTGGGCAGCGATGACGAGGAGCAGGAAGATCCTAATGATTACTGTAAAGGGGGTTACCACCGTGTGAAGATCGGAGACCTCTTCAGTAACCGCTACCATGTCATCCGGAAGCTGGGCTGGGGCCACTTCTCCACCGTGTGGCTGTGCTGGGACATCCAGGCCAAGCTGTTCGTGGCGCTGAAGGTGGTGAAGAGCGCCGAGCATTATACCGAGACCGCCCTGGATGAGATCAAGCTGCTGCGGGCAGTGAGGGACACGGATCCCATTGACCCAGGCCATGAAGTGGTGGTCCAGCTCCTGGATGACTTCAAGATATCAGGAGTCAATGGCTCCCACGTGTGTATGGTGTTTGAGGTTCTTGGACATCACCTGCTGAAATGGATCATAAAGTCAAATTACCAGGGGCTGCCCTTGTCCTGTGTGAAGGCCATCATCCGGCAAGTTCTCCAGGGCCTGGACTACCTGCACTCTAAGTGTAAGATCATCCACACCGACCTCAAGCCGGAGAACATCCTGCTGTGCGTCAATGACACTTATGTTCGTCGCCTGGCCTCTGATGCCACGCAGTGGCTTCGCTCAGGTGCCCCACCACCTTCAGGGTCTGCGGTGAGTACAGCGCCACAGCCCAAACCATCCACAAAGCTGACAAAGAATAAGAAGAAAAAACTAAAGAAAAAGCAGAAGCGTCAGGCTGAGCTACTGGAGAAGCGGGTACAAGAGATAGTGGGAATGGAAATGGAAGATGTAGAGGGTACTCCGCTCCAAGAGACCGAGGCCCAGGAGGAGGTTAGTCAAATACTTAATGAGGAATCAGATTTGAATTTGAATGGACTGGAGAATGAAACAGCTTCTGATACCCAGACAAATGCTAATACGTTGTCCCCAAGCTATACCATTCCTTGCAAAACTGAGACAAGCCATAATCCTAATTTTGATGAGGGTATGCTATGCCAACAGTCTGTCCTTCCTCTAGAGCAAGGTGATGGTGAGGAGATATGCCAGCAGCAAGGAGGAGACGTATGTGAGGAACAGAAAGGTACCACCACAACGGAAGAGAATGAGGAAAGATTAATAGGTGATGGTAAATTAAGAGCTGCCGACCTTTTATTAAATCCTCTTGATCCCCAGAATGCAGAAAACATAAAAGTGAAGATTGCAGACCTGGGAAACGCCTGCTGGGTGCAAAAGCACTTTACAGAGGACATTCAGACTAGGCAGTATAGATCCCTAGAAGTTCTTATTGGGTCTGGATACAACACTCCAGCAGATATCTGGAGCACAGCCTGTATGGCTTTTGAGTTGGCAACAGGAGATTACCTGTTTGAACCTCACTCAGGTGAAGACTACGCACGTGATGAAGACCACATTGCCCTGATCATCGAGCTACTGGGTCAGATCCCACGCAAACTCATTGCAGCTGGAAAGCACTCCATGGATTTCTTCACAAAAAAGGGAGATCTCAAGCACATTTCAAAGCTTAAGCCCTGGGGTCTGGCTGAGGTCCTAAAAGAGAAGTACGAGTGGTCTGAAGAGGATGCCTCTGGATTTGCAGACTTTCTTCTGCCCATGCTGGAACTAGTTCCTGAGAAGCGAGCTACTGCTGCTCAATGCCTGTGTCATCCCTGGCTGCAATCCTAG